One Elusimicrobiota bacterium genomic region harbors:
- the hisD gene encoding histidinol dehydrogenase, with protein MVKNTDVAVIVRSIISRVKNEGDIAVAFYTKKYDGISIKPGNFKVSEKETYKAIKKVSSDFLNTIKQAKENIEFFQKKIYPKSTIIRKKGIVLKHIFRPIEKVGIYIPGGEFAYPSTVLMTAIPAKVAGVKKIVMVSPSNNLTREVLATAKICGVDEIYRIGGAQAIAALAYGSKTIPKVDKIVGPGNVFVTEAKKQVFGEVGIDMLAGPSEVLVIADMTALPEFVIADLLAQCEHDKNAGAVLISLSGKLADTIMKSLRALAKQTHSDLLGQVKIIKVANIEQAIRIANETAAEHVEIMVKNPEKVAERIKNAGAIFMGNYSPVAIGDYFAGPSHVLPTGRTAKFSSSLSVYDFIKSSSVIHYQKSSLNKFANEVMKLARTEGLIKHADSIKVRFWRKSEKNKN; from the coding sequence ATGGTAAAAAATACAGATGTTGCGGTTATTGTTAGAAGTATAATAAGTAGAGTTAAAAATGAAGGTGATATCGCCGTTGCATTTTATACAAAAAAATATGACGGAATAAGTATTAAACCCGGAAATTTTAAGGTTTCTGAAAAAGAAACGTATAAAGCGATTAAAAAAGTTAGTAGTGATTTTTTAAATACAATAAAACAAGCAAAGGAAAATATTGAGTTTTTTCAAAAAAAGATATATCCAAAATCAACTATCATCAGAAAAAAGGGAATTGTTTTAAAACATATTTTTAGACCTATAGAAAAAGTGGGTATTTATATCCCGGGCGGAGAATTTGCATATCCATCAACAGTTTTAATGACAGCTATTCCTGCAAAAGTTGCAGGTGTGAAAAAAATTGTTATGGTAAGTCCATCTAACAATCTTACAAGGGAAGTTTTAGCAACCGCTAAAATATGCGGTGTTGATGAAATTTATCGTATCGGTGGGGCCCAAGCGATAGCTGCATTGGCTTATGGGTCAAAAACTATTCCTAAAGTTGATAAAATAGTTGGTCCTGGGAATGTTTTTGTGACCGAAGCTAAAAAGCAGGTTTTTGGTGAAGTAGGTATTGATATGTTGGCAGGTCCGAGTGAGGTATTGGTAATTGCAGATATGACAGCCCTACCTGAGTTCGTAATTGCTGATTTGCTGGCACAATGTGAACACGACAAAAATGCCGGAGCCGTTTTAATTTCATTATCAGGAAAATTAGCAGATACTATTATGAAGTCATTGCGAGCATTAGCAAAGCAAACTCACAGTGATCTTTTAGGTCAGGTAAAAATTATCAAGGTAGCTAATATTGAACAGGCAATTAGAATCGCAAATGAAACTGCGGCTGAACATGTTGAGATTATGGTAAAAAATCCTGAAAAAGTTGCCGAAAGAATAAAAAATGCAGGAGCAATTTTTATGGGCAATTACTCACCTGTTGCAATAGGTGATTATTTTGCCGGACCAAGTCATGTACTTCCTACCGGCAGGACTGCGAAATTTTCATCAAGCCTGTCTGTATATGATTTTATTAAATCATCATCTGTGATACATTACCAAAAATCCAGCTTAAATAAATTTGCAAATGAAGTAATGAAACTGGCAAGAACAGAAGGGCTTATAAAACATGCTGATTCGATAAAGGTAAGATTTTGGAGGAAAAGTGAGAAAAACAAAAATTAA
- the hisF gene encoding imidazole glycerol phosphate synthase subunit HisF has translation MLTKRIIPCLDVNGGRVVKGTKFLNLRDAGDPVDVAKRYDKEGADEIVFLDITASHEKRKTIIEVVKKTAENVFIPLTVGGGIRNLEDIRNLLKAGADKISINTSAVENPDFVKQASAKYGSQCIVVAIDAKLVRSPKSEVRSWEVYTYGGRKPTGIDVVKWAQQVERLGAGEILLTSMDKDGTKDGYDIELNRAVSKAVNIPIIASGGAGNMEHFCDVFINGGADAALAASLFHYKILSIQKLKKYLSRKGVQIRC, from the coding sequence ATGTTAACAAAAAGAATAATACCTTGTTTGGATGTTAATGGGGGACGGGTTGTAAAGGGAACAAAATTTTTAAATTTAAGGGATGCCGGTGACCCTGTTGATGTAGCAAAAAGATATGACAAAGAAGGGGCAGATGAAATTGTTTTCCTGGACATTACTGCTTCACACGAGAAAAGAAAAACAATAATTGAAGTCGTCAAAAAGACAGCCGAAAATGTTTTTATACCTTTAACAGTCGGCGGCGGGATTAGAAATTTGGAAGATATAAGGAATTTGCTTAAAGCAGGTGCGGATAAGATATCAATAAATACCTCTGCAGTCGAAAATCCTGATTTTGTAAAGCAAGCATCTGCAAAATATGGAAGTCAATGTATAGTAGTCGCGATAGATGCAAAATTAGTCCGAAGTCCGAAGTCCGAAGTCCGAAGTTGGGAAGTTTATACTTATGGGGGCAGGAAACCTACCGGAATTGATGTCGTTAAATGGGCACAGCAGGTTGAAAGACTTGGTGCAGGTGAGATTCTTCTGACAAGTATGGATAAAGATGGAACTAAAGACGGGTATGATATTGAACTGAACCGTGCTGTTTCAAAAGCGGTTAATATTCCGATAATAGCATCCGGTGGGGCAGGTAATATGGAACATTTTTGTGATGTGTTTATTAATGGCGGTGCAGATGCAGCTCTTGCGGCTTCCCTTTTTCATTATAAAATATTAAGTATCCAAAAGCTAAAAAAATATCTTTCGAGAAAAGGAGTTCAGATAAGATGTTAA
- the hisB gene encoding imidazoleglycerol-phosphate dehydratase HisB translates to MRKTKIKRKTSETNIELSLNLDGSGKYKINTTIPFIDHMLALFSKHSAIDLNIKAKGDIEVDYHHLVEDLGIVLGEAIKKALGKKIGIARYGNFLLPMDEALSYVAIDLSGRPYFSFNVKFSVKQSYASGGKKVISFDYCLIEEFFRALSNSCGMNLHIKNHTGKNNHHISESIFKGFAKALQQAVKIDKKTRGVPSTKKLL, encoded by the coding sequence GTGAGAAAAACAAAAATTAAGAGAAAAACATCAGAAACTAACATAGAACTTTCACTTAATTTAGACGGTAGCGGTAAATATAAAATTAACACAACTATTCCGTTTATTGACCATATGCTTGCATTGTTTTCAAAACATTCTGCGATTGATTTAAATATAAAAGCAAAGGGCGATATTGAAGTTGATTATCATCATCTTGTTGAGGATTTGGGTATTGTTCTTGGTGAAGCGATAAAAAAAGCTTTAGGGAAAAAAATTGGAATAGCGAGATATGGAAATTTTTTACTTCCAATGGACGAAGCTTTAAGTTATGTTGCAATTGATTTGTCGGGGAGGCCATATTTTTCTTTCAATGTTAAATTTTCTGTTAAACAAAGCTACGCCTCTGGTGGGAAAAAAGTTATTAGTTTTGACTATTGTTTAATTGAAGAATTTTTTAGAGCCCTTTCTAATTCCTGCGGGATGAATTTACACATAAAAAACCATACCGGTAAAAATAATCATCATATATCAGAATCGATTTTTAAAGGATTTGCAAAAGCACTCCAGCAGGCGGTAAAAATTGACAAAAAAACCAGGGGAGTTCCCTCGACCAAAAAATTATTATGA
- the hisH gene encoding imidazole glycerol phosphate synthase subunit HisH gives MIAIVDYGMGNLRSVQKAFEFINRKAVITADKNKILKSSLVVLPGVGSFSAAITNLKKLKLIETIYKVINNNKPFLGLCLGLQILFERSEEGNCKGLGIFKGEVKKFSFKSGLKIPHMGWNNIKHKKQEAGSKIFKGIEDNSYFYFVHSYYVKPKEEKIVATTTNYGVNFASSIFYKNIFATQFHPEKSQKKGLLLLKNYVNYTGN, from the coding sequence ATGATTGCAATTGTTGATTATGGCATGGGTAATTTGAGGAGCGTTCAGAAAGCGTTTGAGTTTATCAACAGAAAGGCAGTTATTACTGCTGATAAAAATAAAATATTAAAGTCGTCGTTAGTTGTGCTTCCTGGAGTAGGTTCTTTTTCCGCCGCCATTACAAATCTCAAGAAGTTAAAACTTATTGAAACGATTTATAAGGTTATTAATAATAATAAACCGTTTTTAGGATTGTGTCTTGGGTTGCAGATTCTTTTTGAGCGAAGCGAAGAAGGGAATTGTAAGGGACTTGGAATATTTAAGGGTGAAGTGAAAAAGTTCTCATTTAAAAGCGGGTTGAAAATTCCGCATATGGGGTGGAACAATATCAAACACAAGAAGCAGGAAGCAGGAAGCAAGATATTTAAAGGGATAGAAGATAACTCGTATTTTTATTTTGTGCATTCATATTATGTTAAACCAAAAGAAGAAAAGATTGTTGCAACTACTACAAATTATGGCGTAAATTTTGCATCATCAATTTTTTATAAAAATATTTTTGCAACCCAATTTCATCCTGAAAAAAGTCAAAAAAAGGGGTTACTGTTGTTGAAAAATTATGTTAATTATACCGGCAATTGA
- the hisI gene encoding phosphoribosyl-AMP cyclohydrolase → MLKFKFDDNGLIPVVIQDEKTKNVLMVAYMNKVSLEKTIKTKRTWFYSRSRKKLWMKGEQSGNVQIVKKIFIDCDNDTILLLVKPKGPACHNGYNSCFYRTGEGKIISKKMFDPEKVYKK, encoded by the coding sequence ATGTTAAAATTTAAATTTGACGATAACGGGTTGATTCCCGTTGTAATTCAAGATGAAAAAACAAAAAATGTTCTAATGGTAGCATATATGAACAAAGTATCATTAGAAAAAACAATAAAAACGAAACGGACATGGTTTTATTCAAGAAGCAGGAAAAAACTATGGATGAAAGGCGAGCAATCAGGTAATGTCCAAATTGTAAAGAAAATATTTATCGATTGTGATAATGATACTATTTTATTACTTGTTAAACCAAAAGGTCCGGCGTGCCATAACGGCTACAATTCCTGTTTTTACAGAACCGGAGAAGGTAAAATTATCTCAAAAAAAATGTTTGACCCGGAAAAAGTGTACAAAAAATAA
- the hisA gene encoding 1-(5-phosphoribosyl)-5-[(5-phosphoribosylamino)methylideneamino]imidazole-4-carboxamide isomerase, producing the protein MLIIPAIDIRDGNCVRLSQGKLEAECIYSKDPTFIAKMFQSKGAKRIHIVDLDGAFKGAPQNLVELEKIRQAVSIEIEFGGGIRKIETLEKIANMGIDKIILGTVAVFNPELMKEAVKKFKDRIILAIDVFDGKIAIGGWKEVTQHEALEFAKSAKEIGIKEIIVTDIKKDGMMEGPNIEGIRKICKSDLAVIASGGVSTIDDVKKISALEKYGVSGMIIGKAIYTDSIKLEDAITLTNKHE; encoded by the coding sequence ATGTTAATTATACCGGCAATTGATATTCGTGATGGTAATTGTGTAAGGTTAAGTCAGGGCAAACTTGAAGCAGAGTGCATTTATTCAAAGGACCCGACTTTTATTGCAAAAATGTTTCAGTCCAAAGGCGCAAAACGGATTCATATAGTTGACCTTGACGGGGCATTTAAAGGAGCACCGCAAAATCTGGTAGAACTTGAAAAGATACGCCAGGCAGTGTCCATAGAAATTGAGTTTGGCGGCGGAATCAGGAAAATTGAAACTCTTGAAAAAATTGCCAATATGGGGATTGATAAGATAATTCTCGGCACAGTAGCAGTTTTTAATCCTGAGTTAATGAAAGAAGCGGTTAAGAAATTTAAAGACAGGATTATTCTTGCCATAGACGTTTTTGACGGAAAGATTGCAATCGGGGGTTGGAAAGAAGTAACACAGCATGAAGCATTGGAATTTGCAAAAAGCGCTAAAGAGATTGGGATTAAGGAAATAATAGTAACTGATATAAAAAAAGACGGAATGATGGAAGGTCCTAATATTGAAGGCATAAGAAAAATATGTAAAAGTGATTTAGCTGTAATAGCATCAGGCGGTGTCTCAACGATTGATGATGTGAAAAAAATATCGGCGCTTGAAAAATATGGTGTTTCCGGAATGATTATCGGGAAAGCCATTTATACAGATTCCATAAAACTAGAAGACGCTATTACACTCACGAATAAACACGAATAA